The DNA region CGTACAGCTTCTAACAAAATTTCGTTATCATTTATGCGCAAGTCATTTCTAAACCAAACCAGAATAGTTCTATCACTCATAGTTAAACGGGGGTTAACTGAATAATAATAATGCAGTATGCAAATTTGCAATTTATTTGCGCTTCATGCACATTTTACCGCAAGATTATGACATCACCCAAACATTCAATTATTTTATTAAACTAAGTAAAATGCTTTAGCTATATAAAATAATTACACCTACAGCGGGATCAGCGTGTAAATATACGTAAATACAGGCAATTAAGTTATATACCGTGCCCGGGCGGCTATCCCCTGTCAACCATTAAACTATGGCAGCTTCATTGATCGGCTTTGATCTTCGCCCTGATCACCGAATCTTTTTGGGCAGGGCTAAGCTTGTAATTAAACCGGAAAAGTGCCCCTTCAAAATCACCATATGAAGGATTGGGAATAACAATATACCTTTTGCCAAATTCCGTTCGCAGCTTTTGTGTAGTGGCTGTCCTGTTTTCTTCGGCCGGGTGATTATCATACAGCAGGTCAAAGTCGGGCAGGTTATCGCCGCAAAGCAGCAGGATGTTATGTGTTTTTAAAACGTTAAGACGGCGCGCTTCCTTGCTTGATGAAGTAGTTTTCAACTGCAGGTGTTCATCATCGGCATTAGGCAATCCATACAACTGTAGATTTTTAAGCGTACTTGCCCGCTCATTTTCATTACGGTTGGTGATGTAAAATATCGTGATCCCTTTTGATGCAGCGTACTTAAAAAAGGCAGGTGCGCCCGGCACAGTATCAGCAACGGCTTTGTCTGTCCATTGTTTCCAGGTGGCATCGCTGTAATCTAAGTTCTGTAAGGCGCGATGAGCATCATAGGGGCTATTATCCAGCACGGTTTCATCAATATCGGTAACAATAGCCAGCGGTTTATCACCGGGGTTCTTAATTCCTTCGTCAACCCTGAGCTTAGCTATATTATAGGCCTGAAAGCATAATGCTTTGTACTCCGCCGCCCGCTGCTGCCATAATGAAGCCCAGGCCTTACCATCGTTGGTAATGCTGGTATTAGGATTGGCAGTTTTTTTAACAGATGAGCAGGCGCTGAATAACAACAGGCCTGCAAATAGATAGCTATAGCTTTTTTTCATATGGGTTGATTAAAAAGAGTGCCGGTCGAGACCTTGTCGAAGACTCATGCGGAAAAAGTACGCCGGCATGCTTTGACGAACTACCGTTTAACTAAAACGAGTGTCATGCTGAGGCCCTCGAAGCATTGTGAGCAGGGCCTCTGCGCGCGACCCTTCGACGGGCTCAGGGTGACAGGCCCTTTTGCTTTATATTATTTCATCTTCAAAGTCGCTCGATTTGAACACTCCGTATGATGGGCATCTTATAACAGCTCCGGCTTTATTTTATCCTTAAACTCCTTGGCAAATTTATTGAGTTTCGGCTGGATAACAAACGCGCAGTACGACTTGTTAGGATTATCGTTGAAATAATTCTGGTGGTAATCTTCGGCGCTGTAAAATGTACTTGCCGGGGTGATTTCGGTTACGATAGGATCGTCAAAAACCTGCTCGTTGGTAAGCTTTTTGATCATCGCTTCCGAAGCCTGCTTTTGTTCATCTGTATAATAAAATATAGCCGAGCGGTATTGTGTACCCACGTCATTACCCTGGCGGTTAAGCGTTGTTGGGTTATGGGTTTTAAAGAAAACCAATAACAATTCATCAAACGAGATCACGTCGGCATCATACTCCAGGTGAATCACTTCGGCATGACCGGTAGCGCCCGTACAAACCTGCTCATAGGTTGGGTTTAAAACTTTGCCGCCCATATAACCCGAGGTTACTGATGTTACACCTTTAAGAGATTGAAAAACGGCTTCGGTGCACCAAAAGCAACCGTTGCCGAAAGTTATTTTTTGAATGTTCATATGACCTGTTTTATCAAAAGTAATGCCTGTTTAAATAGTTAGCTATGAGACAGATTTGAATATGTCAATTAAATTACCAAACTTAGTGTTTAACCTTATATTAAACCTATTAATTATGAAAATTGCAGTATTGATTGCCCGCGTTTTGCTGGGCCTGGTCTTCGTGGTGTTTGGTTTAAACTTCTTTTTCCAGTTTCTGCATATGGCCCAACCGCCCATGAGCGATAAGGCACAGGCATTTAGCGGCGGGTTATTTGGTTCAGGTTATTTTTTTCAATACATGAAGGTAATTGAAATAACCAGCGGCCTGTTTTTAATTATCAACCGGTATACGGCATTGTTTGTGTTATTGCTGCTGCCTATTTCGCTTAATATATTCCTGTTCCATGCCATTTTGGCACCGGCCGGTTTGCCAATTGGACTGGCGGTTATAATTTTAGAGGTATTTTTGCTGTTTGCCTATCGCAAGTATTACGCGAGTATTTTTACGGCCACACCAACAGTATAAGCACCCGGTGATTCTAAAGGCTTTATCGGCATATCCTATGTAACAAATAAGGTGTCCCAATTTTTTGATTCTCCATAAAAAAGTTAAAAATTGCCGGCGTTTCTTTTTTTGTAAATAAGAAATGTTCCATTTTTTGAGAATGAAACACCGGAACGGATTAAAAATGAAACACATTGATAATCAATAATTTAATATTTCAATCGAAACACTGTTAAATATTTGATTATCAGCAAATAAACCTTTTAGGAATATAAATTCAGCGTTTCAGATCCGGGCAAAATGTCCGGATTTTTTGTTTGTTTTTTTGCGTTTTTTTGGAGTTTTTTTGAAAATACACGCTGCTGATGATCATTGTACTGACAGTACATTGTCACCATTATTTTAATCTGGAATTAGTAGTAAAAGCAGCAAAATAAAAGCATAAATTGGCCTGTAAACCTTATCTTATGAACAGATACGCCGCCTTAATTATTTCCTTGGTTTTTATACTCTATTTCGATCATTCATCCGCACAAGATTGGTTAAAAACGGCTGAGGCAAAAGCAGCCAAAAGAGACACCAAAATATATCATCTTACATCCATCGATGGTAAAAATCAAACGGTGAAGATCGTTCCTGACTATGCAAACCATGTGCTTAAAATGATTTGCCTAAAGGATATTATTACAATAGATGATTTTTGGGGAGTGCCTCCGGAAATCAAGTTATTGAATAAAAGTTTTATCGAAATAAAATACGCGGTACGGGGAGGCTCAAACCTTGGTTTAGGCAATACGTTAATTTTATGTGTAAATAATACTCATCTGTATGAGGCAATGCATGTTTTAAGATATATAAACAGTGAGGCGCAGGACGAAAGGGAACACTATAAAGAAAACTATACTATAATATTCACCATGAAGAACAACAAACTTAAGGCCTATGTCCATCATGATGTTAATTCAAAAAGATCCCCCGAAACAAGCTACGTTTATGACAATGAAAGCGTTTTGGCCTTTGATACAAAGCAGAACGTTTTTTATAGTGTTAAAGAAAATTTATACGATCATTTTACCACCGCAAAAAACAAGACCAAACAAAAAGTTGCAGGTAATTTCCCTATGATCATTTTAGGTAAGGAAACTTATTACTTTATAAATGGCAGATGGTATACGGGTGGCCTTAGCAAAGACATGTTTGAGTTTCAATAATCACATGATCTTCTTTTGCCACGGAGGCCAGAGGCCGCCCCGATAGTTGCCACTCGCCGGAGGCGAGCGGCGGCGATTAGAGGCTTACACCATCTCCCGTTCAAAAATTTCCTGGATCATTGCTACCTGCCCGGCATAAATTGATTTTTTGCGGGTGCCGAAGTACAGCGTGTTCTCTATCTTATTATATCCCTCCCAAAGCAGTTTGATATTGCCGCTATCGCGCTCTTTTTTTGAAAGGAAATCCGGTATCACGGCTATACCCTTACCATTACTCAAACAACGAATAATAGAGCCCATGTTAGGGACGATGAAATTAGGCTTAAAATCAGGTCGTTTGCCAAAGTTGATATGCCAGAAGCGCCGCAAGTGTTCCATATCGCCCGATGAGCCGTACCAGGTTTGGGCTTTAAGCCATGCCTGGATCTGGTTAAGATCTTTAGTTTTCAATAGTTCATTAAACTCGTCGGTTGGTGTTTGCGCCCCGGCCAGTACCACTATGCGTTCCTTAAAAAAGGGTTTATACTCCAAACCTTTATAATCGCCTTTATGTGGCGTAACAATCATATCGAGGATGCCATTGTCCAGGTCGGCCAGCATTTCGGGGTATTCGCCAAATTTGATGATCACATTAAAAGGCAATGTGGGCAGGTAGGATTCGAGCGTGAATTGAAAAGTTTCAAAGCACATTCCTATACTTATAGTTGGTATATCTTTTTCGGTGCTTTTATGAAAGTGCCGTTCGGCATCCTCCAGTTTACAAATTGCCTCCAGGATATAGTTGTATAAGATCTTCCCCCGCTCTGTCGATACCATTTTACGCGAAGTACGGTCGAACAGTTTATAGCCTACATAGCTCTCTAATGAGCTTAAATGCAGGCTCACTCCCGGCTGCGAAATAAACAGCGCTTCGGCAGCCCCGGTTAGCGACCCGGTTTCATAGATCGCCTTAAACGTACGGAACCATTCAAAATTCACCATAGCTTATCTATTATAATTATGATACAAATGTATAAATTATACTATTTTAATAGTAGATAACATCGGTGTAATTTTGATGAAAATTAAACAAGAAAAAAATGACAAACATATTTGTAATAAACGGAGGGCAGGTCTTCGGCCACTCCGGCGGAAGATTTAACAAAACTTTATTGGATACTACCGTGCAGTATTTTACCCGTCATCCTGATTTTGAAGTTCGTTCAACCGACGTAAATAACGCTTACGATCCTATGCAGGAAGCCGAAAACTATAAATGGGCCGATGTGATCATTTACCACACCCCGGTTTGGTGGTTCCAGGTACCGCATGCCTTTAAAAAATATATCGACGAAGTTTTTACCGCCGGGTATCAAAACGGCATTTACCGCAGCGACGGCCGTACGGCCGAAAATCCAGGTATTAATTATGGTACCGGCGGATTGATGCAGGGCAAAAAATATATGCTTACCACCTCATGGAATGCCCCTATTACCGCTTTCACCTTACCTGGCGAGTTTTTTAACGAGCACAGTGTTGACGAAGGCCCCCTGTTTGGCTTTCACCGCATGAACGCTTTTACCGGCATGCAGCCTTTAGAAAGTATCCACTTTTATGATGTAATGAAAAACGCTAATATTGAGGAGAACCTGCAACGCTACCAGGAACATTTAAACAAACTATTTACCCAAAACAACCCAAGCCATGAAAATTTACTTAACAGCCTTAGTGAAGTGTAAAACCGGCACCACTGCCCAAATGAAAGATTTTTTGGATAAACTGGTAGCAGCATCCCGCCAGGAAGAAGCCTGCTTACAATACGAGCTATATCAATCAACCACAGATGAAACCCAGTTTATTTTTCATGAAACCTGGGCCAGCCAGGAAGGGCTTGATCAGCATGTTAAGCAGGAGCATTTCCAACTGTTCAGTAAGCAGATTGTTGATATTATAGATGGGCCGCTTGGGATA from Mucilaginibacter sp. SJ includes:
- a CDS encoding 5'-nucleotidase, lipoprotein e(P4) family; translation: MKKSYSYLFAGLLLFSACSSVKKTANPNTSITNDGKAWASLWQQRAAEYKALCFQAYNIAKLRVDEGIKNPGDKPLAIVTDIDETVLDNSPYDAHRALQNLDYSDATWKQWTDKAVADTVPGAPAFFKYAASKGITIFYITNRNENERASTLKNLQLYGLPNADDEHLQLKTTSSSKEARRLNVLKTHNILLLCGDNLPDFDLLYDNHPAEENRTATTQKLRTEFGKRYIVIPNPSYGDFEGALFRFNYKLSPAQKDSVIRAKIKADQ
- the msrA gene encoding peptide-methionine (S)-S-oxide reductase MsrA, producing the protein MNIQKITFGNGCFWCTEAVFQSLKGVTSVTSGYMGGKVLNPTYEQVCTGATGHAEVIHLEYDADVISFDELLLVFFKTHNPTTLNRQGNDVGTQYRSAIFYYTDEQKQASEAMIKKLTNEQVFDDPIVTEITPASTFYSAEDYHQNYFNDNPNKSYCAFVIQPKLNKFAKEFKDKIKPELL
- a CDS encoding DoxX family membrane protein, coding for MKIAVLIARVLLGLVFVVFGLNFFFQFLHMAQPPMSDKAQAFSGGLFGSGYFFQYMKVIEITSGLFLIINRYTALFVLLLLPISLNIFLFHAILAPAGLPIGLAVIILEVFLLFAYRKYYASIFTATPTV
- a CDS encoding LysR family transcriptional regulator, producing MVNFEWFRTFKAIYETGSLTGAAEALFISQPGVSLHLSSLESYVGYKLFDRTSRKMVSTERGKILYNYILEAICKLEDAERHFHKSTEKDIPTISIGMCFETFQFTLESYLPTLPFNVIIKFGEYPEMLADLDNGILDMIVTPHKGDYKGLEYKPFFKERIVVLAGAQTPTDEFNELLKTKDLNQIQAWLKAQTWYGSSGDMEHLRRFWHINFGKRPDFKPNFIVPNMGSIIRCLSNGKGIAVIPDFLSKKERDSGNIKLLWEGYNKIENTLYFGTRKKSIYAGQVAMIQEIFEREMV
- a CDS encoding NAD(P)H-dependent oxidoreductase, whose protein sequence is MTNIFVINGGQVFGHSGGRFNKTLLDTTVQYFTRHPDFEVRSTDVNNAYDPMQEAENYKWADVIIYHTPVWWFQVPHAFKKYIDEVFTAGYQNGIYRSDGRTAENPGINYGTGGLMQGKKYMLTTSWNAPITAFTLPGEFFNEHSVDEGPLFGFHRMNAFTGMQPLESIHFYDVMKNANIEENLQRYQEHLNKLFTQNNPSHENLLNSLSEV
- a CDS encoding putative quinol monooxygenase, with product MKIYLTALVKCKTGTTAQMKDFLDKLVAASRQEEACLQYELYQSTTDETQFIFHETWASQEGLDQHVKQEHFQLFSKQIVDIIDGPLGIYKTDKVH